TTTCATAAACCAATTGAAATTCTAGGGGAGTAAATAGCTCTACATATTGGTTAGTCCCATATCCTTTTGGAAAAGCCCGGCTAAGATTGCTTGATCTTTGGGCCTGACTTTCCTGGGCGTCATAAGCAATATGTGCCGAGGCATGATCCTGATAAAACTGCCCTGCAAAACCTGTATCATATCCTCCTTGTGCATCAGGTTTACAGCCTTCTAGGCTGGCCCAACTCATTTGACTAGAAATCAAGCGGTTATTTTGTGTTTGTGGCGCCTGAATGCGGTAAGTAGAACGCGTTCTTGTTGGAATAATAATCGTGTCGTTACTCAAAGAATCTAAGGTCCCAATATTGGGTTGGCTGTACATCACATCATCTTCGATAACGATCAGCGCTTGGTTATTTAGAGGCGCAACACCAATATTTCTGGCCACAAAGCGAATAGAATCGCCCAAACAATCGGCAGAAAGGGCTAATTCTCCTGCTGAGTAGTTATTGCTATGCGGTCCTATTTCTGCTCGGACCTTATGCATACTTCCTGGCTCATCATTACAATTTGTATTTACCGAAAAAGTAAAATGAAAGGCAGAATCTTGTCCTTGGCCCAAATAAGGCAAATTAAACTGATAGCGCTCATTTCCTAAGGCAAGCAGTTGTGTAGTTGCGGTATCCAAACTCATGCGGTTGCTATCCAGCTCTAGCAAAAGACTGGCGTTAAAAAGTGGTCTTGTGCCTAAATTGGCCATATAAACTTGATAATCGGCCTGTCCGCAATCAGGGATAAAATCTGTACTTAATTCTACAAAGGGAATTGCTCTATAGGTAGTTGTTTGGACCAAAATATCTACTGTATCACTTTGGCTGGGCTGTAAAACAGGGCTATTATTATAGCTACAAGCTGTATACAAATCGTGTTCGAAGGGAAAATGAACCTCTAGGTTATATAATCCGGCGGGCACATTGAAACTGTAATAGCCCGTGGCCGAAGTCGTTTCAAAATATTGTTGGCCAGATACAGAATCCGTTAGGGAAAGGAGAACTTTGGGAAAAACAACATCTAAAGCAGAGACTGTGCAGTTTTGGTCTTGATCCTGATACAAATTGCCGCTTAAGAATGCGTTTTGCGCTTGCCCTTGGCCCAGACAGGCAAAAAGAGCCAGAAGAAAAATTAGCTTGATTTTCATAAGATATTTTATTTTGCAGTGGAGGGGTAATTTATAAAGCTGTTCTTTTTAGCCAGACTAAAAAATTGGTTTCCCTTTTCTTTAGTGGCCTTACTTAAGACTACTTCCATATTACAAATAAAAGAAATCTTGAGTTAAGAGAGTGGGCCAGATTTAGACTATTGTCAAAAATGAAATTTAATTTTTAAGCTTTATACTTACCTTTGGCTAAATTTTGTCAAAAAGTAGTTTTCCTAAAAACGCTTAGATTTGGCCCAGCGCTGCGCAGCCGTGGCGCGAAGCGCCAGACCCAGTTTTTTGAGCGCAGCGAAAAAAACGCAGGGCCGAGCAGACCTGCGAGCGGCGCAGCATAGCGGCGGCCGACCTAGCCGAAGGCTAGCCGGCCGCGGGCCCCAAAATAAAAACAAATGTATAAATCAAAGTTAATTCATTTATTTGCCTTGCTTTCGGCCAGCCAGCGCTTGGGCCTCAGAAAATGGCTACAATCTCCGGCGCATAACCAGAGGGAAGATCTTTGGGCGCTTTGGCGCTATATGGAGGAGCAAGGGCCAGAGGCGCCGCCCAAATCTTGGGAAAAAGCGCGGGTATTTCGGGCCGTTTTTGGACGAACCTATAGTAAGGAAGAGGACTCGCTTTTGCGTTATGCCCAATCTTTTTTGTTGCAAGCCATAGAGGAATTTTTAATTGCCGAGCAATTGGAGGAGCAACCTTTATACAAGGCCGAACTTTTGGCCCAAGCCTATCAAAAAATTGGTTTGAGCAAGCATTTGAAGCAGCAAAGCCAAAAATGGGAGCGGCAATTGGAGCGACAATCTGAACGAGGAACCGCCTACCGAAAAGGGCAATATGCCTTGGCCAAATTGCGCTATCAGGAGGAGGCCAAAGCGGGAAAAAGTAGAAATGCGCCTAAGAATTTGCCCGCCTTGGGGCATTGGTTAGATAGCGAATATCGCTTGCGGAAATTGCGGCAAGCTTGTTTATTTTTGGCGCATCAGGCTGTCTATAAAACGCAATATGATTTTGGCTTACTGCCTGCTGTTTTGGCCCAAATTGAGGCCCATGAAGAACTATTAGAAGATAAAGCGCTGGCCCTTTATTACCATTGCTATCGTCTGCAATCCTCTTTAGAGGCCGAAGAAGATTTTCGGAAATTTAAGGCGCTGCTTTTAAGCGAAAAAAATATTTTGCCCGCCGATCAACTGCGAGAACTTTATCAATTGGGGATAAACTTTTGCACCAAGCAGGTCAATTTACAGCGGCCTGGCTACGAACAATACTTTGAGGAAATGTTTGCCCTTTATCGGGCTGAACTAAGCGAAAATTTATTGCTCGAACAAGGCCAAATTAGTCCTTTTGCCTTTAAAAACATAGTGAGCGTGGGCCTTTGGCTCAAGGCCTACGATTGGGTGTCCCAATTTGTTACAGCCTATGAAAACTGCCTACCTCAAGCCTATCAGGCTGCTTATGCCCGCTTTTCTTGGGCCAAACTCGCCCTCGAAAAAGAACAATATGAAAAAGCGCAAGAATTGCTTTTGCAACAAGAGTTTGCCGACCTTTTTATGCAGCTCAACGCCAGAGTAATGCTGCTCAAAATTTATTATGCGCTAGAAGAATTTGACCTTTTGGAGTCCTTTTTGGCTAGCTTTCGAGCCTTTGTCAATAGAAAAAAAAGAGCGCAAAAATTGCGCTCCTATCATCAGGAAAATTACCTCAATATTATTAGCTTCTGCCGCAAATTATTGCAGCTCAATCCCTACGACCGCCAAGAGAAAAAAAACTTACGGCAACAAATTGAAGATTGTAGCATTTTGACCGAAAGAAGATGGTTCCTTCAACAACTCTAATCCTTCATTATGAAATTATTTTTCGCCCCCCTTTTTCTTATTCTCCTCAGCCTGCTCCCCTTAAACGCCCAATCTTATTTGAGCGTAACCGCCAAAAGAGGCGATGGCATTTTGGTGCTTTTGGGCCGCTATGGCCTAGACCGCAGCCCTTGCAATCTCAAAAAGTTTTGCCAACTCAATAAGCTGAAAGAAACCGACTATTTAATGGTGGGCAAAAACTATAAACTCCCCATCTTAGAGTATAAATATAATGGCCGCTCCATTCGCTCTACTGTTGGAATTTCGAGCTGGCAAAGAGCCAAACAAATCGAACGCTACAATGAAAGTATGGAGCTTTTTCGCCTAAAAACGAGCTTCAAAAGCAAAAATGCGCCCCTTTGGTACCCTCATCATCTAAAAGCTTGTGCGGTAGACCTAGACAAACATGTCCCTAAAGGGCGACATTTTCCCATTTTAGGGAAAAACTTTGCCGATGTGCCTCTAAAAGATAAGCGCCTGGCGGGTGCTGTTTATTATTTAGTTTCTGGACATGGTGGGCCCGATCCTGGCGCGGTGGCCAACTACAAGGGAAAACCCATTTGCGAAGACGAATATGCTTATGATATTACCTTGCGTCTGGCCCGAGAACTGCTCTCGCATGGCGCTTTGGTCTACCTCATTGTTCGAGATGCCAATGACGGGATTCGCCAACTGGAGTATTTGCCCAAAGATGAAGATGAGCGCTGCTGGCCCAACGAATCTATTCCAAAAGGACAAAGTGAACGCCTCAGTCAACGCTCTGATGTGATTAACGATTTGTATCGAGAAAATTTGCGCAAAGGCCTTTACTACCAGCGTTTGGTCGAAATTCATGTTGATTCTCGTTCTAAAAAACAACGCATCGATTTATTTTTCTACCATTATCCCGAAAGTCTGCGTGGCCGAGAGCTCGCCCGCCGTTTGCATCAACATATTCGCGGAAAATACAAGCAACATCGGGCGTCTGGAGAGTATAAAGGCACCGTAAAAGCTAGGGATTTACATATGCTTAGAGAGGTCACTCCCACTCCCGTTTTTATTGAGGTGGGCAATATTCAAAACCCTAAGGACCAAAAGCGCATTTTGCTGCCCGCCAACCGCCAAGCCTTAGCCGATTGGCTAGCCGAGGGCTTGATCAAAGATTATTAGGCCTTGTTTTTTATTTTTTGGGGCTTGCCCGCCCTTTGGCCGGGCCGGGCTGGGTCAGGGCTCGCAGGTCTGCTCGGCCCTGCGCAAAAATGCTTCGCATTTTGCTGGGTCTGCGACTTCGCCGCCCCCTTTTCCATCCCTAAGCCTGCGGCCCTTCGGGCCTTTTAGGACCAAAGAAAAAAGGGGCAGAAAATATATCATATTTTCTGCCCCTTAGTCATTAAAAGGCCAAAGAATAAGGCCAAAAGCAAAAATGCAGTTGAGCGGCCTAGCGATGGTAGGCAGTGCGGCAAAGCCGCAGACCCAGGCCGTCAGGCCGCAGGGCCGAGCGAACAGCGAGCTGCCGAACGTAGCGCCCGCCGCAGGCGGGAGGCCCAAAAAAACGAACTATTTCTGCGCCTTACCGACCAGATAAAAAGCCACAAAAGTAAAGATGATATTGGGGGTCCAAACGCCCAAAAGAGGCGAGAGTCCGCCATGGGTAGAAAAGGTCATCGAAAACTTAGACATAAAAATATAGAGCGCGCAAACCAGCATGCCCATAACGATATGCATGCCCATTCCGCCTCGGGTTTTTCGGGCCGCAATAGACACCCCGATGAGCGTAAGAATTAGAATGCTGAAGGGATCGGCAGAGCGGCGGTGATATTCCACTTCAAAAACCGTGGTACTGCCTAGGCCTTTGGCTTTTTCCTGCTCGATATACTCCATAATTTCTCGGCTATTCATGGCATCCTTCAGGTTTTTTCTTCGGGCCAAATCGGCAGAGCTGAGCGGCAGTAAAGTATCCATTTTTGCGCCTTTCACAATCGTCTCTTCCATATCATCCACATAGCGGGCATGATAATTAATCAGCTCCCATTTATTGGGGTATTCGATCAATTTGATGCGGCCCGCTTCTAAGGTATAAGGGCGGTCTACCCCATTGCTATCGTAGCGAATCAGGGCAAAATTGCGGCCTGTACTATCTTTGCGGTTATAATGTTGGATATAAATTTCTTCTTGAGGGCTCACAAAAAGGTGAATATTATCTTTGGGGCCATCAAAATTATTTTTCCGAATATAAGTATTTTCAAATCGGGTGCGGCCCTTATTGAGTTCTGGAAAAATAAAGTGGTTGGCATAAAGATGAAAGCCGGCAATAATGGCCGCGCCCATCATAAAGGGCCGCAATAGCCGCCAAAAGCTAATTCCATTACCAATAATGGCAATGATTTCGGAATTGGCGGCTAGGCGGGAGCAAAAATAAATGACCGCAATCAGGGCATAGAGTGGAAAAAGCATGCTACTGATATAAGGCACAAAATTGAGATAGTAGTCAAAGACCACCTCGGTCCATTTTGGGCCATTGGCTAAGCTATCCACCTTTTCAGAAAAATCAATAACGACCGTGAGCATGCCCATCAGCAGAATGATAAAGAAAAAAGTGGCGAGATAGCGAAAAAGAATGTAGCGATCAATAATTTTTAGCATAAAAGGCTAGCGTTTTTGCTCTAAAATAGGCACCAATTCGTCTTTCCAAGCGCGGAAACTTCCATCTAAAATGCGTTCGCGGGCTTCTCGGACCAGCTCCAGATAAAAGCTGAGGTTGTGCAAGGTAGCAATTTGCATCCCCAAAAGTTCATTAACCGTAAAGAGGTGGCGCAAATAGGCTTTTGTATGTTGTCGGCTAGTGGGATTGGGCGCATCCTCATCAATAGGAGAAAAATCGTCCTTCCACTTTTTGTTTTTGATATTGAGTTTTCCTTTTCGGGTAAAAATCAAACCATGTCGAGCATTTCGGGTAGGCATTACGCAATCAAACATATCTACGCCCAAAGCGATACACTCCAAAATATTGGCGGGAGTTCCCACGCCCATAAGGTAGCGAGGTTTATCGGTTGGCAATTGGCTACAAACCAAATCCGTCATGGCATACATTTCTTCTTTGGGCTCTCCCACCGAGAGTCCACCAATGGCAATTCCCAAATCGGCATATTGGGCCACCGTTTCGGCAGATTTTAGGCGCAAGTCCTTATATACACTTCCCTGAACAATGGGAAAAAGCGACTGCGGATAGCCATATTTGGGTTCTGTTTCCTTAAAGCGAGTATAGCAACGCTTGAGCCAGCGGTGCGTAAGCTCCATAGATTTTTTGGCATAGCGATAATCGCAGGGATAAGGCGTACATTCGTCAAAGGCCATAATAATATCGGCCCCAATAGAACGCTGAATATCCATCACACCTTCTGGGCTAAACAAATGTTTGCTTCCATCAATATGAGAAGCGAAAGTAGCTCCTTCCTCTTTGATTTTTCGGCGGTGGGCCAATGAAAAAACCTGAAATCCCCCGCTATCGGTCAAAATAGGGCCCTGCCAATTCATAAATTGGTGTAATCCGCCCGCTTTTTCGAGCAGTTCGGTCCCTGGACGAAGATAAAGGTGATAAGTATTGCCCAAAATTATTTTGGCTTTAATATCTTCGCTCAGCTCTTTTTGATGAACCCCTTTTACGGTTCCGATTGTCCCTACGGGCATAAAAATCGGAGTGGGAATTTGGCCATGCGCCGTTTGTAGTGTCCCTACGCGGGCCTGACTGTGCGGGTCGCTATGTTCTAGCTCAAATTTCATTTCTGTATGCAACTCGGGCATGCAATTAAGTTTTTTTAATGATGTGGATCGCGCTCTCGGCTTTGGCTTTCATTTTTTTTGGGCTCCAAATGGGTTTTGCCTATCGTTTTTATCAATGGGCCAAAGCGCCTCAAACAAAGGGCTGCGAGCAGCTCCCGCCCTTGAGCATTGTCGTGCTAGCGCGTAATGAGGGCGCTAATTTACAGAAAAATTTACGGAAACTTTTAGCCCAAGATTATCCAATCTACGAGCTCGTCTGGGTAGATGACGACTCTAGCGACCAAAGTCCCGCTATTTTGGCCCAATTGGCCCAAGAATACCCTCAACTTCGCCCCCTTTTTTATCGAGAAAAAAAATATTTGGGCAAAAAAGAAGCCCCGCTCTGGGCCATCCCTCAAACTAAGTACGATTGGATTTTACTCACCGATGCCGACGGCCAAGCCGCCTCTCCGCTCTGGGCCAAAAAGATGATGCAAGCCCGGCCAGAAAATGGGCCCGGCCTCGTTTTAGGCTTTGGCCCCTACCTCTCCGAAAAAACTTGGCTCAATAGCTGGATCCGATACGAAACCGCCCTAGTGGCCCTGCAATATTTTTCGGCCGCCCATTATAATCAAGCCTATATGGGGGTGGGGCGAAATTTACTCTACCACAAAAAGGTATTTGAAGCCGCCGCCCCTGCCCTAGCCGCTAGCATCAATACCCCCTCTGGCGATGACGATATTTTGGTCTCTGCTGCCCAAAATTTCCCCATCCATAACTGCCTCGACCCAAAGGCCTTTGTCTATTCGGCCCCCAAAAAAACTTGGCGATCGCTTTTTCGCCAAAAACGCAGACACTACAGCAGCAGCGAGTTTTATCAAAACACAACCAAATGGATGCTCGCCCTCTGGTCGAGCAGTTTTTTGGGCCTGCCGTTTTTTTGCCTCGCTCTCTGCTTTGGCCCTTTCCCCTACCTCGCCCTACTTTGGCCCCTCAGAATTTTAATTTTTTATAGGGTTTGGCAAAAAACTTTGCTTACCTTAGAGCAAGAAGATTTATGGAGCCAACTTTTTTGGACCGAACTATTCGCCCTCCTCTATTACCCCTTTATGGCCCTCCAATTTTTGCGAAAAAAGCCCAGCTACTGGAAATGAAAAAACTATCCGATAGAGCAGCAGAAGATTACCGACTCGTTACCCTCGCTGTAGAAGAAAATGACCAAATGGCTTATGCCCAACTGATGGACCGCTACCGCAATTCCATCTTTCACATGATGCTCAAAATGGTCCGAAATAAAGATGATGCCGAAGATCTAACCATCGAAGCCTTTGGCAAAGCTTTCCGAAAACTCGATAGCTACAGCCCTAGCTATGCCTTTAGTACCTGGCTGTTCAAAATTGCTAGCAATAATTGTATCGACTTTATCCGAAAAAAAAGAATGAAAATGCTCTCGATCGATGAACCCATTTCCGATGAAGGGGGGGCCGATTATAGCAATAGCCTCAAAGCCGATTTGCTGGACCCAGAGGAGCGCTTCATCCGACAGCAGCGCCGACGCATTATGCAGGAACTGATGGAGCGCATGAGCGATAAATATCGCCAAATGATTGAGCTGCGTTATTTTGAAGAACTTTCTTACCAAGAAATTGCCGAACAACTCAATATGCCCCTGGGCACCGTCAAAGCCCAACTTTTTAGGGCCAAAGAGTTGCTCTACGATATCCTGAAAAATGCAAAAGCCCAAAGAGGTTTATAAAACCTGCTTTGAAAAATAGTCCCCGTCTTTCTCGCTTGCCGAGGAGGACGGTTTTTTTATTCCCTTGGGGCCCGCGGCCGCCCTTTTTCCTGGGGCGGCCGCCGCTATGCTGCGGGGCTCGCTATTCGCTCGGCCCTTCGCAAAAAAAGCTGCGCTTTTTTGCTCGCTCTGGCCTGACGGCCACCCCTCCGCAGCGCTGGGCCATTTGGCCTGCGGCCAGGGGCGGCTTCGCCCCCCCCAGTGGACCAAAATATCTCTCCACTATTTCCAATGCAAAAAAATGCTTTTATTTTTGGCATGCTCTTGGAAAACGGAGCCGCAGATTAACCTTAACTTTGACCTTATCATTGAACTTTTTCAAAAATTTACGCTCATGCGAATTTTTCTAACTTTTTTCAGCCTTTGCCTAATTATGGCCTCTTGTATTGTTGTCGATCCCTCCGCTATTGGTAATGGCGGTGGCGTTGTTTTGGGCGGCCCCGTGCCCGGCTATACCGGAAGAGTAGGCTGCAATGCCCCAATCACCAATAATCAATTTCAAAGAACACGACAAAATTTGGCCAGCTATAGTAGTAGCTTTGACCGCATGGATGTGGCCAAAGCACAAATTCCCCGAGAAGGCTGCTATACCGTCTCTCAAATTAGACAACTAGTTACCCTTTGGTCTAGCTCTTTTGACCGAGAAGAATTTCTGCATTTTGCCTATGACTATACTTATGATATAGATAATTATGTAGACCTTCAAGATGTTTTCACTAGTAGTATTGACCGCAAAGAATTTGTAGAGTGGTGCTACAACCGCTAAGCAAAAAGGACTAGCTCAACGCTAGTCCTTTTTTTTGTTAAAGCCTGCCCCTTTACTCACAGAAAAAAAAAGCAACTTCCTTATCTTTGGCCCATAACAAATGAATAAAATATGAAAAAATTAAGTTTAGCGCTGCTGCTTTTTGCCGGCGCTTGTGCTAGCCCCGCAGCAGAAGAAACAAAAGACAAAACCACCCAAAAAGAGCCCATGCAAGAAAAAAAGCATCATCACAAACATCATCATGGCTCGGCTAACGCACATATGCACAGCCAATCAATTGAAGAATTGGTGGAACGCTTTGAGTCTAAAGAAAGAGATGAATACCAACAACCCGCAAAAGTTTTGGATTATCTAGGCGATTTGTCGGGCAAAAAAATTATGGATATTGGCGCAGGCTCTGGCTACTTTTCTGTGAAATTTGCCGCCGCTGGCGCAGAAGTAATTGCCGCCGATGTAGACACTGGCTTTCAAAATTATTTGCAGAAACGCATTGCTGCCGATAAAATTGAAAATGTAGAGCTTCGCCTCATGCCTTATGAGACGCCCAAAATCAAGGATCAAGAAGTAGATCTTGTATTCATTAGCAATACTTACCATCATATTGAGGACCGTATTGCCTATTTTAAGGCAGTCAAAAAAGGCCTTAAATCCAATGGCGAACTCATTATTATTGACTTTTTTAAGAAGGAATTGCCTATTGGCCCCGCTATGGACCATAAAATTGCCAAGGAAAAAGTATTAGAAGAACTCAAAGCTGCTGGCTTTGTCAATTTTGAGCTAAAAGAAGAGCTGCTGCCTTACCAATATGTAATTAAGGCAAAATAAAATGCGCTACGCATTTTACAAACCCTAAGGGCCGAAGATATTTATCTTCGGCCTTTTTTTGCTCCAGTTGCTAATTGAAAGCCGCTAATTGAAAGGGCCGTTTGAGGGCCGAAGAAAAAAGCCCTGAAAAAACATAAAAGCTGTGCGGCCCAGCGCTGCGCAGCCGTGGCCGCAGGCCAGACCCAGTTTTTTGAGCGCAGCGAAAAAAACGCAGGGCCGAGCAGACCTGCGAGCGGCGCAGCATAGCGGCGGCCGACCTAGGCAAAGCCTAGCCGGCCGCGGGCCCCAAAAAACAGCAGTATAGAACGTTTTTTATAAAAAAATGAGCAAGGAAATTTACCCGCTCTAAAAACGTTCTGAAAAATGCTGCCCATCAAATTGATAGACTTTTCCATTACTAAAGCCAAAAAGTAAATCTCCATTTTGCTCTTCATAACAGCTGAGCGCCATTCCTACAGCCAAGTTTTTAGCCACTTTATACTGTTGAATATGCTCCCCATCAAAGCGCCAAAGACCAGTATCTCGGTCAGAAAACCAAATATTTCCCTTTTGGTCCTCCACAATAAGAAAAACAGATTGCAAACCTTTATTCTGAGCAAACGCCCTTTTTTCTGTATTTTCTCTAAAGGTTTTTATCGGCATCAGCAGCCCTTTTTCTCTTGAAAAATGCTGGACCGTATCGCCCTGCATACAGAAAACACCGATTCCATTATTGCCAATCCACAAACGTCCTTTAGTATCTTTCAGAATACTTCTGATGTGCAGGCCCTCTTCTGCTTTAAGGCCCAAAGCCTCATTATCAATTCGCCGAACGCCCTGCCCCTCATAAATAAAAGCGGCAGCATAACTGGCCCAATACAAGGCTCCATTTTTTCCTCTAGAAAAATCGGTTAGCGCATAGGCGTTATTAACATCTCGCTTGTCGCCCAAAGGGAAAGCCCAATAGCTTAATTTTTCGCCATCGTAGCAATAAGCCCCTTCTTTTGTCCCCGCATTAAACCAGAGGTCAAATTGGCCAAAATCTTTCTCTTTTAGCGCTGGCGCCCAACTATTTTCTACTAAGCGAATAATTTTTCCTTGCTCATAACGGCATACCCCCTGAGCCGTGCCAAAATAAATTCGGCCCAATTGATCTTCCTGTATAGAACGAACTTGATTATCGGCCAACCCCTCAGAAACAGCAAAGTATTCAAAGGTTTTTCCATCATAACGGCAAAGGCCCTCTTTTTGACTGCCCAACCAATAATTTCCGCTGCGATCCCGATGTATAGCTGTAATTGCAGAGCTAAACTTTAGCCTAGGCTTTGGAACAACAGCAGTCGTTTTTTCTTCTTTGCTGCTAGGTACTTTCTGTTCTGCGCAAGAAAAACTTAGACAGAACAACAAAGAGAGCGCAATTATTTTAGCGTTTTTTTTCATTTTCTTTTTTTGGGGCTTGCCCGCCCTTTGGGCGGGCCGGGCTGTGTCAGGGCTCGCAGGTTTGCTCGGCCCTTCGCAAAAAACAAGTTTTTGCTCGGTCTGCGGCTGCGCCGCCCCCTTTTCCATCCCTAAGCCAAGTCGCTACGCTCCTTTGCGGCGGCTTCGCCGCCTGCTAAAACTAGAAAAAGGACCAACTATGAGCGAATAAAAAATTTATCTTAGGGAATATATAAGCGAATCGCTCTTTTTTCCAATCGGCCATTATAGCTAATCTCTAAAAGATAATCTCCTGTTTTTAGACCTTGAATATTGAGCTCCACCTCTTGTTTGCCTGCGCCAAGGGCCATCGTATAACGTCTTTGGCTAATTCTATTTACATCAAAAAGCTCGAAGCGGACTTTTTCTTCGGCTTGATGCAAAGAAAGAGGAACCGCTAATTTTTTGCGCAACAAATTGACAGACAGAAGCGGGATGCGTTCTTCATTTTCTTGGCTTGCTTTTACCAGCAGTTCTTGGCGGTCCAATAGTTTTCCATCTTCATCCAAAACCGAAATGCGATAATAAGACTGCTGGCTTAGGGGGCGGTCCTGAATATCGGCAAATTCGTAGTGGTTGGGCAGTTCTTCTGAAGGGCCAGCCCCTTCCAAATTGGCCAAGGTAGACCAATAAATTTTATTGTGAGAATGCTGAATGAGGAAGCGATAATTTTGCCCTTCATATTTGCAGGCCCAAAACAGGCGCAGGCGTTGTTGTTCGGCCTTGGCCTTTAGTTCCATTAAAGCAGTTTTGGCCTTATCGGTCGGAGGTTTATAGCGCAACAAATAATTATTGGCCAAATCAATATGGTCTTCTTGATGGGGTTGCCAAAGCATAATATTTTTGGGCATGCTAAAGCGGCTATCATCACCTAAATAACCAATTAGGC
This genomic interval from Saprospira grandis contains the following:
- a CDS encoding ligand-binding sensor domain-containing protein; translated protein: MKKNAKIIALSLLFCLSFSCAEQKVPSSKEEKTTAVVPKPRLKFSSAITAIHRDRSGNYWLGSQKEGLCRYDGKTFEYFAVSEGLADNQVRSIQEDQLGRIYFGTAQGVCRYEQGKIIRLVENSWAPALKEKDFGQFDLWFNAGTKEGAYCYDGEKLSYWAFPLGDKRDVNNAYALTDFSRGKNGALYWASYAAAFIYEGQGVRRIDNEALGLKAEEGLHIRSILKDTKGRLWIGNNGIGVFCMQGDTVQHFSREKGLLMPIKTFRENTEKRAFAQNKGLQSVFLIVEDQKGNIWFSDRDTGLWRFDGEHIQQYKVAKNLAVGMALSCYEEQNGDLLFGFSNGKVYQFDGQHFSERF